In a single window of the Streptococcus ilei genome:
- a CDS encoding glycosyltransferase, with the protein METTPFVSIICTVFNKEPWLKKTIDSFLAQQTEFDYEIILVDDASSDGSRSIIQDYQANYPDLIRAFYQDENQGISKTWVSICKEARGKYIARCDGDDFWLDPLKLQKQVDLLESEPDCKWSNTDFDIYDENGTLVSKAGFANHTIPLADTYEKMLATRGFTMASTWLVERDLMLEVNQELDLTTSDDTFNLQLELFQRTSLAYLDEATVAYTINQGSDSRPTDFKKLERRFHKLLKTQLEYLDKYPNADYKEMTKILLDRNNTYEIRLSKPMDSLSHIGMESVTIYFGDEENTYSEDRTMTKLLQKEDSLAIEIPKGTSVIRVDLSESPSYYSDVELRDSNGKVCSPVYSNGIVTDNLFLFSEPDPQLIYEVEEEVVYQLSYKMISIDNPSAPDYIGKVFAAEMLDCQNSLKNLEAELQATKEAYNTVIHSRRWTIPTKILKFFRIRK; encoded by the coding sequence ATGGAAACGACGCCTTTTGTTTCGATTATTTGTACGGTTTTTAATAAAGAGCCCTGGTTAAAGAAGACGATTGATAGCTTCTTAGCCCAACAAACTGAGTTTGATTATGAGATTATCTTGGTGGATGATGCTTCAAGCGATGGATCTCGTTCTATCATTCAGGATTATCAAGCCAACTACCCTGATCTGATTCGTGCCTTTTATCAGGATGAGAATCAGGGAATTTCTAAAACCTGGGTCTCTATCTGTAAAGAAGCACGTGGAAAGTATATTGCCCGCTGTGACGGAGATGATTTTTGGTTAGACCCTTTAAAACTTCAGAAACAGGTTGACTTATTAGAAAGTGAGCCTGATTGCAAATGGTCCAATACGGATTTTGATATTTATGATGAAAACGGAACTCTCGTTTCTAAGGCTGGCTTTGCTAATCATACAATTCCATTAGCAGATACCTATGAAAAGATGCTTGCAACAAGAGGTTTTACCATGGCCTCTACATGGCTAGTTGAAAGAGATCTGATGTTAGAAGTCAATCAAGAGTTAGATTTAACGACATCAGATGATACTTTCAACCTCCAATTGGAACTCTTTCAACGGACTTCTTTAGCCTATCTGGATGAAGCGACAGTTGCTTATACCATTAATCAAGGATCGGATTCTCGTCCTACTGATTTTAAAAAATTAGAACGACGATTTCATAAGTTGTTGAAAACACAACTTGAGTATCTTGATAAATATCCAAATGCCGATTATAAAGAGATGACGAAGATCCTTTTAGATCGTAATAATACTTATGAGATTCGTCTTTCCAAACCAATGGATTCTCTTTCACACATCGGAATGGAATCTGTTACAATTTATTTTGGTGACGAAGAAAATACTTATTCGGAAGATCGTACCATGACCAAACTTCTTCAAAAAGAAGATAGTCTGGCAATCGAAATTCCGAAGGGAACTTCTGTTATCCGAGTTGATCTGTCTGAAAGTCCAAGTTATTACTCTGATGTTGAATTGAGAGATTCTAACGGAAAGGTTTGCTCGCCAGTTTATAGTAATGGTATCGTTACAGATAATTTGTTTCTTTTTAGTGAACCAGATCCTCAATTGATTTATGAAGTTGAAGAAGAAGTTGTGTATCAACTGAGCTATAAAATGATTTCTATAGATAATCCCTCTGCACCGGATTATATTGGAAAAGTTTTTGCTGCTGAAATGTTAGATTGTCAAAATAGTTTGAAAAATCTTGAGGCAGAGTTGCAAGCTACGAAAGAAGCATATAATACAGTCATCCATTCTCGTCGTTGGACCATTCCAACAAAGATCTTGAAATTCTTTAGAATAAGGAAATAA
- a CDS encoding ABC transporter ATP-binding protein, translated as MTDKQIAVKVDHVSKYFKLPTEATNSLRTALVNRFKGIKGYKEQHVLKDISFEVEKGDFFGILGRNGSGKSTLLKIISEIYVPEKGTVTIDGKLVSFIELGVGFNPELTGRENVYMNGAMLGFSTAEIDAMYDDIVDFAELHEFMNQKLKNYSSGMQVRLAFSVAIKAQGDILILDEVLAVGDEAFQRKCNDYFQERKKSGKTTILVTHDMGAVKKYCNKAVLIENGLVKAIGSPENVANQYSFDNTAPLQQGGEANGAGNSNQEENALVENFQLQLLSSNKLRPQDPIQFQIDFDVREDIQTYIALSLTDIDRNIWIYNDNSMNQLISGAGHKTVHYTCSLPTVNDLKMKLEVTVRDAEGQMLAFSDATQTPLIFINRDDIALDDKSAMDAASGLIQRNGTWSMTD; from the coding sequence ATGACTGATAAACAAATTGCAGTAAAAGTAGACCATGTCAGCAAGTACTTTAAGTTGCCAACGGAGGCAACCAATAGTCTTCGAACTGCCCTGGTCAATCGCTTTAAAGGCATTAAAGGCTATAAAGAACAGCACGTTCTCAAGGATATTTCTTTTGAAGTAGAAAAAGGAGACTTTTTCGGGATCCTCGGAAGAAATGGTTCTGGGAAATCAACCCTCTTAAAAATTATTTCTGAAATCTATGTACCAGAAAAAGGTACTGTCACTATCGATGGGAAACTGGTGTCTTTCATTGAGCTTGGAGTGGGCTTTAACCCAGAGCTGACAGGTCGTGAAAATGTCTATATGAATGGGGCTATGCTGGGCTTCTCAACAGCTGAAATTGATGCCATGTATGATGATATCGTAGACTTTGCCGAGTTGCATGAATTCATGAACCAAAAGCTCAAAAACTACTCATCAGGCATGCAGGTTCGTCTGGCTTTTTCGGTTGCCATTAAGGCCCAAGGCGATATCTTGATTTTGGACGAGGTCCTTGCAGTAGGAGATGAAGCCTTCCAGCGCAAGTGTAACGATTATTTCCAAGAACGGAAAAAATCAGGGAAAACTACTATCCTGGTTACTCATGATATGGGGGCCGTCAAGAAATATTGTAACAAGGCCGTTTTGATTGAAAATGGTTTGGTGAAAGCAATTGGTAGTCCTGAGAATGTTGCAAACCAATATAGTTTTGATAATACAGCTCCTTTGCAACAGGGAGGAGAAGCTAATGGAGCAGGTAATTCAAACCAGGAAGAAAATGCCTTGGTTGAAAATTTTCAGCTTCAGTTGTTAAGTTCGAACAAATTACGCCCTCAGGATCCTATTCAATTCCAGATTGATTTTGATGTTCGTGAAGATATCCAGACATATATCGCTCTGTCTTTGACGGATATCGATCGGAACATATGGATCTATAACGATAATTCTATGAATCAGCTGATCAGTGGGGCTGGACATAAAACGGTTCATTATACTTGTTCACTGCCAACAGTAAATGACTTGAAAATGAAATTAGAAGTGACAGTAAGGGATGCTGAAGGGCAGATGTTGGCTTTTTCAGATGCTACCCAAACTCCACTGATCTTTATCAATCGAGATGATATCGCTTTAGATGATAAATCAGCAATGGATGCGGCAAGTGGCTTAATCCAACGCAATGGAACATGGTCAATGACTGACTAG
- a CDS encoding ABC transporter permease, giving the protein MFDVFSQKNRILLRELIKTDFKLRYQGSAIGYLWSILKPLMTFTIMYVVFIRFLRLGGDVPHFPVALLLANVIWGFFSEATSMGMVSIVSRGDLLRKLNFSKHIIVLSAISGAAINFVINLVVVLIFSFFNGVTFSWTALMVIPLFFELFLMATGCALILATFFVRFRDLGQVWEVLLQAGLYATPIIYPITFIADRNPWAAKLVMMNPLAQIIQDMRYFLIDKANTPVWLLVENKFLVLIPYVLPILIFIAGFAYFNKHAKKFAEIL; this is encoded by the coding sequence ATGTTTGACGTTTTTAGTCAGAAAAATCGAATTTTATTAAGAGAATTAATCAAAACAGACTTTAAATTACGCTACCAAGGGTCAGCGATTGGCTATCTTTGGTCCATTTTAAAGCCCCTGATGACCTTTACGATCATGTACGTCGTCTTCATCCGCTTTTTACGCTTGGGTGGGGATGTGCCCCATTTCCCAGTTGCCCTCTTGTTGGCCAATGTAATCTGGGGCTTCTTCTCAGAAGCCACATCCATGGGGATGGTGTCGATCGTTAGTCGAGGCGACCTGTTGCGCAAGTTGAATTTCTCCAAACACATCATTGTTTTGTCTGCGATTTCAGGAGCAGCCATCAACTTTGTCATTAACCTGGTTGTGGTCTTGATTTTTTCATTCTTCAATGGGGTGACATTCTCTTGGACAGCTTTGATGGTGATTCCGCTATTCTTTGAGTTGTTCTTGATGGCGACAGGATGTGCATTGATTTTAGCGACATTTTTCGTTCGTTTCCGTGACCTAGGTCAAGTTTGGGAAGTGCTCTTGCAAGCTGGATTGTATGCGACGCCAATTATCTACCCAATTACCTTTATCGCAGACCGCAATCCGTGGGCTGCCAAATTGGTCATGATGAATCCTTTGGCTCAAATCATCCAAGACATGCGTTATTTCTTGATTGATAAGGCCAACACCCCTGTTTGGCTTTTGGTAGAGAATAAGTTCTTGGTGTTGATCCCTTATGTCTTGCCAATTCTTATTTTTATCGCTGGCTTTGCTTACTTTAACAAACATGCTAAGAAATTTGCGGAGATTCTCTAA
- a CDS encoding glycosyltransferase family 2 protein, which translates to MKVNILLSTYNGEQYLKEQVKSIQDQTYQNWQLLIRDDGSTDGTVKIIQELVAQDERIRFINQGAIENLGVIKSFHTLLKYEKADLYCFSDQDDVWLPEKIALQVAEAAKHPQEEPLLVYTDLKVVDENLNVQHESMIRTQSDHANTELIQELTENTVTGGVAMINHALADLWTGQEKHALLMHDWYLALLATAFGKLIYIDQPTELYRQHSSNVLGARTLRKRVKNWVRPHILFAKYWNLIESSQEQAKNLLDLPVSSQTKEIIENFVTIMDVPLKERLRRIRQYGYRKNRAFHTVVFTSLILTKFAYRGKK; encoded by the coding sequence ATGAAAGTAAATATCTTGTTGTCCACCTATAATGGTGAACAGTATCTAAAAGAGCAGGTCAAAAGTATCCAAGACCAGACTTATCAGAATTGGCAACTCTTGATCCGAGATGATGGGTCAACAGATGGTACGGTGAAGATCATTCAAGAGTTGGTGGCCCAGGATGAGCGCATTCGCTTTATCAACCAAGGAGCTATCGAAAATCTTGGTGTTATCAAGAGCTTCCATACGCTTCTGAAATATGAAAAAGCGGATCTTTATTGCTTCAGTGACCAAGATGATGTTTGGCTACCAGAAAAGATTGCCCTGCAAGTAGCAGAAGCAGCCAAGCATCCTCAAGAAGAGCCTTTGCTGGTTTACACAGATTTAAAAGTGGTCGATGAAAACTTGAATGTGCAACATGAGAGTATGATTCGCACCCAGTCTGATCATGCCAATACAGAACTGATTCAAGAGTTGACGGAAAATACGGTAACTGGCGGAGTGGCCATGATTAACCACGCGCTGGCTGACTTATGGACAGGTCAAGAAAAACATGCCCTCCTTATGCATGATTGGTACTTGGCTTTGTTGGCAACTGCCTTTGGAAAGCTCATCTATATCGATCAACCAACGGAGTTGTACCGTCAGCACAGTAGCAATGTTTTAGGAGCTCGTACCCTTAGAAAACGGGTCAAGAATTGGGTTCGCCCTCATATTTTGTTTGCTAAATATTGGAATCTCATCGAGTCCAGTCAAGAACAAGCAAAAAATTTATTGGATCTGCCTGTCAGTTCCCAAACTAAAGAAATCATTGAAAACTTTGTCACCATTATGGATGTTCCACTAAAAGAACGTTTGAGACGGATTCGTCAGTACGGTTACCGGAAGAACCGGGCTTTTCATACGGTTGTGTTTACCAGCTTGATTCTGACAAAGTTTGCATATCGAGGTAAAAAATAA
- the cps2T gene encoding beta 1-4 rhamnosyltransferase Cps2T gives MQHVFIIGSRGLPAQYGGFETFVDQLVSHRVSPDIQYHVACLSNDQAYYHFDYKGVDCFTIQAPKLGPARVIAYDMMAINYALKLIKKQGIKQPIFYVLGNTIGAFVAPFARKIHKIGGRFYINPDGLEWKRAKWAKPIQAYLKYSEKIMTRHADLVISDNPGIESYIKEAYPWSKTTYIAYGTDLSPTSLTSQDNKVREFYQKWQTQEKNYYLILGRFVPENNYEPAIREFMASSTKRDLVIICNHEGNPYFEELRARTGFDQDPRVKFVGTVYDQELLKYIRKEAFAYIHGHEVGGTNPGLLEALAQTDLNLVLGVSFNQTVAKDAAQYWTKETGNLAHLIDLVDPLEDVSEWGQRAKVNMKQNFTWEKIVGEYEELFLS, from the coding sequence ATGCAACACGTTTTTATTATCGGAAGTCGTGGGCTTCCGGCTCAATATGGCGGTTTTGAGACTTTTGTGGACCAATTGGTTTCGCATCGAGTGTCTCCAGATATCCAGTACCATGTTGCCTGCCTTTCTAATGATCAAGCCTATTACCATTTTGACTACAAGGGTGTCGATTGTTTTACAATTCAAGCCCCTAAACTTGGGCCTGCGCGTGTCATTGCCTATGATATGATGGCCATCAACTATGCCTTGAAGCTTATTAAGAAACAAGGAATTAAACAGCCGATTTTTTACGTCTTGGGAAATACAATCGGAGCCTTTGTGGCGCCTTTTGCGCGTAAGATCCATAAGATAGGCGGACGATTTTATATCAATCCAGATGGACTGGAGTGGAAGCGGGCCAAGTGGGCCAAGCCGATCCAAGCCTATCTCAAGTATTCTGAAAAGATCATGACGCGCCACGCTGACTTGGTGATATCTGACAACCCGGGTATTGAGTCTTATATCAAGGAAGCCTATCCTTGGTCCAAGACGACCTATATTGCCTACGGAACGGACTTGTCTCCAACCAGCCTGACCAGTCAGGATAATAAGGTCCGAGAATTCTATCAGAAATGGCAGACACAGGAGAAGAACTATTATTTGATCTTGGGCCGCTTTGTTCCAGAAAATAATTATGAGCCTGCCATTCGTGAATTTATGGCCTCTTCCACCAAACGGGATTTGGTGATTATTTGTAACCACGAAGGCAATCCTTATTTTGAGGAACTCCGAGCTCGAACTGGATTTGATCAGGATCCACGCGTCAAGTTTGTAGGAACGGTCTATGATCAAGAACTGTTGAAGTATATCCGTAAAGAAGCCTTTGCTTATATCCATGGTCATGAAGTGGGCGGAACTAATCCTGGTCTCCTAGAGGCTCTTGCCCAGACGGATCTCAATTTGGTTTTAGGAGTCTCCTTTAACCAAACAGTCGCAAAGGACGCAGCTCAATATTGGACTAAAGAAACTGGGAATTTGGCGCATTTGATCGACCTGGTCGATCCTTTAGAAGACGTATCTGAATGGGGTCAACGAGCCAAGGTCAATATGAAGCAAAACTTTACCTGGGAAAAAATTGTAGGTGAGTACGAGGAATTATTCTTATCATGA
- the rfbD gene encoding dTDP-4-dehydrorhamnose reductase: MILITGANGQLGTELRHLLDERNEEYVAVDVAEMDITNAEKVDEVFAEVKPTLVYHCAAYTAVDAAEDEGKELDYAINVTGTENVAKASEKHGATLVYISTDYVFDGKKPVGQEWEVDDQPDPQTEYGRTKRMGEELVEKHVSNFYIIRTAWVFGNYGKNFVFTMQNLAKTHKTLTVVNDQHGRPTWTRTLAEFMTYLAENRKEYGYYHLSNDAKEDTTWYDFAVEILKDTDVEVKPVDSSQFPAKAKRPLNSTMSLAKAKATGFVIPTWQDALKEFYKQEVK; encoded by the coding sequence ATGATTTTAATTACAGGAGCAAATGGGCAACTTGGAACAGAACTTCGCCATTTGTTGGATGAACGAAATGAAGAATATGTAGCTGTTGATGTGGCTGAAATGGATATCACTAATGCAGAGAAAGTAGATGAGGTATTCGCAGAAGTGAAACCAACCCTAGTCTACCACTGTGCTGCTTACACAGCTGTTGATGCGGCTGAAGATGAAGGAAAAGAGTTGGACTATGCTATCAACGTGACGGGTACGGAAAATGTAGCAAAGGCATCTGAAAAGCACGGTGCAACTTTGGTCTATATCTCAACGGACTACGTTTTTGATGGGAAAAAACCAGTGGGACAAGAATGGGAAGTAGATGATCAACCAGATCCTCAAACTGAGTACGGTCGTACCAAACGTATGGGGGAAGAATTGGTTGAGAAGCATGTGTCTAACTTCTATATCATCCGTACGGCTTGGGTATTTGGGAACTACGGTAAGAACTTTGTCTTCACCATGCAAAACTTAGCTAAGACGCACAAGACTTTGACCGTCGTCAATGACCAACATGGTCGCCCAACCTGGACCCGTACTCTTGCAGAGTTTATGACCTATTTGGCTGAAAACCGTAAGGAGTATGGTTATTACCACTTGTCTAACGATGCGAAAGAAGATACAACTTGGTATGACTTTGCAGTTGAAATCCTCAAAGACACTGATGTAGAAGTGAAACCAGTGGATTCTAGCCAATTCCCAGCTAAGGCGAAACGTCCACTTAACTCTACGATGAGCTTGGCTAAGGCTAAGGCTACAGGGTTCGTCATTCCAACTTGGCAAGATGCCTTGAAAGAGTTTTACAAACAAGAAGTGAAATAA
- a CDS encoding glycosyltransferase family 2 protein, whose translation MTISVVVPCFNEEESIPLFFEEMERVRTSMGEEFEYIFINDGSSDKTLDVLRELNLLNPCAHFLSFSRNFGKEAALYAGLQHATGDYVTVMDVDLQDPPELLIEMKQKLDQQQNLDCVGTRRVTREGEPPIRSFFARMFYKLINHISQVEMVDGARDFRLMRRPMVDAIMELSEYNRFSKGIFAWVGFETEYLEYKNVERVAGETSWNFWSLFKYSIEGIVNFSDAPLNIAFIGGLLSWILAFIMMILIVIRTLVFGDPTSGWPSLMTVILFLGGFQLLTIGILGKYIGKIFMETKKRPIYVIKEKSE comes from the coding sequence ATGACCATATCAGTTGTAGTCCCATGTTTTAACGAAGAAGAATCGATTCCATTATTTTTTGAAGAGATGGAACGGGTTCGGACATCTATGGGAGAAGAATTTGAATATATTTTTATAAATGATGGGTCTTCTGATAAAACTTTAGATGTTTTACGGGAACTCAATCTCTTGAATCCTTGTGCCCATTTTCTTTCATTTTCACGAAACTTTGGGAAGGAAGCGGCTCTCTATGCTGGCCTCCAACATGCTACAGGAGATTACGTCACGGTCATGGATGTGGACCTACAAGATCCTCCAGAGCTATTGATTGAAATGAAGCAGAAGTTAGATCAGCAGCAAAATTTGGACTGTGTCGGAACGCGTCGAGTGACCCGTGAAGGGGAACCGCCAATTCGATCCTTCTTTGCACGGATGTTTTATAAATTGATCAATCATATCAGTCAAGTGGAAATGGTAGACGGTGCGCGTGATTTTCGTTTGATGCGTCGTCCGATGGTCGATGCCATAATGGAGTTGTCTGAGTACAATCGTTTTTCAAAAGGGATTTTTGCTTGGGTAGGATTCGAGACAGAATACCTCGAATATAAAAATGTAGAACGCGTAGCAGGAGAGACGTCTTGGAATTTTTGGTCCCTTTTTAAGTACTCGATTGAAGGGATTGTCAATTTCTCGGATGCCCCATTAAACATTGCCTTTATTGGTGGACTGTTATCTTGGATTTTGGCTTTTATCATGATGATTTTGATTGTAATCCGCACCTTAGTCTTTGGGGATCCTACTTCAGGTTGGCCATCCCTTATGACAGTGATTCTATTCCTTGGAGGATTCCAATTATTGACCATTGGGATTTTAGGAAAATATATCGGAAAAATCTTCATGGAAACCAAGAAACGTCCAATCTATGTCATCAAAGAGAAAAGTGAGTAA
- a CDS encoding glycosyltransferase family 2 protein — translation MKEAPKISVIIPVYNAELYLKRCIDSVLNQSFKSFEIIAIDDGSKDGSFKILNEYQQFSPNIRILSRENKGAAYTRNEGIKLAEGKFIMFIDSDDYINSDYLQIFYDEISRGMDDAVIGGLQRVNQDGKQLFSIQLGNDKWSKYRSISPCARIYRKKFIIDHDLSFPDIPLAEDLLFSLTVYTKSKDIRTIPYCGYNWFYNENSASNTLNKGFNPNLDIKNVLDKIAGIIPNDFSETNLIKFFIKKFTLYWLLDGGRHSTSAEFLRQYKEVNDWIANNGMKSTLSVFDREIRDERLMVKLAIFTMNLIEKFGLLKLFAKLYCKG, via the coding sequence GTGAAAGAAGCGCCTAAGATTAGTGTCATTATTCCTGTATATAATGCAGAATTATATCTAAAAAGATGTATTGATTCAGTTTTGAATCAAAGTTTTAAATCGTTTGAAATTATTGCAATTGATGATGGTTCAAAAGATGGTTCGTTCAAAATATTGAATGAATACCAACAATTTTCTCCAAATATTAGAATTTTGAGTCGAGAAAATAAAGGTGCAGCATATACTAGAAATGAGGGTATTAAGCTTGCAGAAGGTAAATTCATCATGTTTATTGACAGTGATGATTACATAAACTCAGACTACTTGCAAATATTTTATGATGAAATCTCAAGAGGGATGGATGATGCAGTAATTGGTGGACTTCAGAGAGTAAACCAAGATGGAAAACAACTATTTTCTATCCAATTGGGTAATGATAAATGGTCAAAATATAGATCTATTTCACCATGTGCTCGTATATATAGAAAAAAATTTATAATAGATCACGATCTTTCTTTTCCGGATATTCCATTAGCTGAGGACTTGTTATTCAGTTTAACCGTATATACAAAATCTAAAGATATTAGAACCATACCATATTGTGGATATAATTGGTTTTACAATGAGAATAGTGCATCTAATACATTAAATAAGGGTTTTAATCCAAATTTAGATATAAAGAATGTTCTTGATAAAATAGCAGGTATTATCCCAAATGATTTTTCTGAAACTAATTTAATTAAATTTTTTATTAAAAAATTTACTCTTTATTGGTTATTGGATGGTGGGAGACATTCTACAAGTGCGGAGTTTTTACGGCAATATAAAGAGGTTAATGATTGGATCGCAAATAATGGCATGAAGTCTACACTTTCTGTGTTTGATCGAGAAATTAGAGATGAGAGGTTGATGGTTAAGCTTGCTATATTTACAATGAACTTAATTGAAAAATTCGGTTTATTAAAACTGTTTGCAAAACTGTATTGTAAAGGGTAG
- a CDS encoding glycosyltransferase family 2 protein, protein MNQWNDHTFVICAYGDSPFLEDCIKSLLNQIVKSNIILYTSTPSEFIESICQKYAISLNTSVGGGIGKDWNNALSFVSTRYATIAHQDDYYEPTYLMEIQKRITKHNDAIILYSDYFEEKNGEVIKPTSNLKIKSLMLKTISLFPKTKWWRNRILAFGNPICCPAVTYNLGLIKGFRFDEEWRVSLDWLAWYHLAKFDGRFVYVPKKLMCHRIHEDSETSNTISDNTRTKEDYMMFKLFWPKGLAKCLNRFYKKSQDTNG, encoded by the coding sequence ATGAATCAGTGGAATGATCATACATTTGTAATCTGTGCTTACGGGGATAGCCCTTTTTTAGAGGATTGTATAAAGTCTTTATTAAATCAAATCGTAAAAAGTAATATCATTTTGTATACCTCTACTCCAAGTGAATTTATCGAAAGTATTTGCCAAAAATATGCTATTTCTCTTAATACAAGTGTTGGAGGTGGAATCGGGAAAGATTGGAATAATGCGTTATCTTTTGTCTCTACTCGATATGCTACAATAGCTCATCAGGATGATTATTATGAGCCAACTTATTTAATGGAAATTCAAAAGAGGATAACAAAACATAATGACGCTATAATTCTTTATTCCGATTATTTTGAAGAAAAAAATGGTGAAGTTATTAAACCGACTTCAAATTTAAAAATCAAATCTTTAATGTTAAAAACAATCTCATTATTCCCAAAAACTAAGTGGTGGAGAAACCGTATTCTTGCTTTTGGAAATCCAATTTGTTGCCCAGCTGTAACTTATAACTTAGGATTGATTAAGGGGTTTAGATTTGATGAGGAATGGAGAGTTAGCCTAGATTGGCTTGCATGGTACCATTTAGCAAAATTTGATGGTAGATTTGTTTATGTACCCAAAAAGTTAATGTGTCATCGTATTCATGAAGATTCTGAAACGAGTAATACTATTAGCGACAATACTCGAACAAAGGAAGATTATATGATGTTTAAACTCTTTTGGCCAAAAGGATTAGCGAAATGTTTAAATCGATTTTATAAAAAGAGTCAGGATACGAATGGTTAA
- a CDS encoding lipopolysaccharide biosynthesis protein: MKMNSKVNRSVYFWNFAGNIAAAAVSILYLIIVSRHTSASDADNFSLAYAIGNLWIVIGMFQVRNYQATDLKETYSYLEYCLTRVITVCLMLVTLFPYLFFSGNNVGKGNLFIIVILTVLYRSCDAFSDLFQGLFQQHERLDIAGKLMVLRYGVSTIILLISLLFTNSLIFSLVCLCFFNVLFVFLGDYCQSKKIKTIPFNQISYTTFKRSFSIMKTCLPLFVNGFLLVYVLNYPKQVIDKLLVEGVLREGAQRDFSILFMPVFFMSLFVLALRPLITDLAKQWSEKRFHTFNAMVSKILLLLMILGLVVSILAYLIGVPILNIISGIDLSNYSLLLTILVLSGFLYSIASVIGDFLIILRKQVYLLYVYIAMALLTNFLTPLAMREFGLLGAGLSFILVMLFYTFASWIVFVTMRRKEIQKYESVE, translated from the coding sequence ATGAAAATGAACAGTAAAGTAAATAGGAGTGTTTATTTTTGGAATTTTGCAGGGAATATAGCAGCAGCTGCAGTTTCAATACTGTATTTGATTATTGTCTCTAGACATACTTCCGCGAGTGATGCTGATAATTTTAGTTTGGCTTATGCAATAGGTAACCTGTGGATTGTAATTGGTATGTTTCAAGTAAGAAATTATCAAGCGACTGATTTGAAAGAAACATACTCGTATTTGGAATATTGTCTAACTCGGGTTATAACAGTTTGTTTAATGTTGGTTACCTTATTTCCATATTTATTTTTTAGTGGAAATAATGTTGGAAAAGGAAATTTATTTATAATAGTTATACTAACGGTGCTTTATCGTTCATGTGATGCTTTTTCTGATTTATTCCAAGGCTTATTTCAACAACATGAACGTTTAGATATTGCTGGGAAATTAATGGTGCTACGTTATGGGGTGAGCACAATAATTCTCTTAATTAGTCTGTTATTCACAAATTCTTTAATTTTTTCTTTAGTCTGCTTATGTTTTTTTAACGTATTATTTGTTTTTTTAGGTGATTATTGCCAGTCCAAAAAAATAAAAACCATTCCTTTTAATCAAATTTCTTACACTACATTTAAACGATCATTTAGTATCATGAAAACGTGCCTCCCTTTGTTTGTAAATGGCTTTTTGTTAGTGTATGTATTGAATTATCCAAAACAAGTAATTGATAAATTGCTAGTTGAGGGCGTGTTACGTGAAGGAGCACAAAGAGATTTCAGTATTCTATTTATGCCTGTTTTCTTTATGAGTTTATTTGTATTAGCATTAAGGCCATTGATAACTGACTTGGCAAAACAATGGTCGGAAAAAAGATTTCATACGTTTAATGCCATGGTAAGTAAAATCTTATTATTACTTATGATTCTAGGATTGGTAGTATCAATTCTAGCCTATTTAATTGGGGTACCTATTTTAAATATTATAAGTGGTATTGATTTATCTAATTACAGCTTATTACTTACTATTTTAGTACTTTCCGGCTTTTTATATTCTATTGCTTCTGTCATAGGTGATTTTTTAATTATATTGAGGAAACAAGTCTATCTACTCTATGTATATATCGCAATGGCGTTATTAACAAATTTCCTTACTCCTCTAGCGATGAGGGAGTTTGGCTTGCTTGGTGCGGGGCTTAGTTTTATTTTGGTTATGTTATTTTACACATTTGCGAGTTGGATTGTCTTTGTAACTATGAGAAGAAAGGAAATTCAAAAATATGAATCAGTGGAATGA
- a CDS encoding DUF2304 domain-containing protein, which yields MLNIWLTLIVIIFMVYILRLVAKKVVEMRNVISWLILCIVSLPVIWFPNLIGTISEFLGIQTLSNFVFLLSTFLLIFLIFSLTRTVSKQSVQIKKLSQTIALLRSENENEQ from the coding sequence ATGCTAAATATTTGGTTAACCCTTATTGTAATTATTTTTATGGTTTATATTCTGAGACTAGTGGCAAAGAAAGTTGTTGAAATGAGAAATGTCATCTCTTGGCTTATTCTTTGTATCGTCTCGTTGCCAGTTATTTGGTTTCCAAATTTAATTGGAACAATATCTGAATTTCTTGGTATTCAGACACTAAGTAATTTTGTTTTTTTATTAAGTACATTTTTATTAATATTTTTAATATTTTCATTGACTCGTACTGTATCAAAGCAATCAGTTCAGATTAAGAAATTGTCACAAACAATTGCCTTATTAAGAAGTGAGAATGAAAATGAACAGTAA